In Paractinoplanes brasiliensis, the following proteins share a genomic window:
- a CDS encoding IclR family transcriptional regulator: MSGVGVLDKAVVILAACVDGASLAELVDRTKLPRATAHRLAQALEIHRMLVRDTQGRWRPGPRLGELANAAPDVLLTAAEPLLSALRDATGESAQLYLRRADERICVAAAERASGLRDTVPVGSVLPMVAGSAAQILLAWEPPEAVMPLLPRCKFTGRTLAEVRRRGWAQSVAEREPGVASVSAPIRDRTGRVIASISISGPIERLGRRPGERHAMAVVRAGQRLSGL; encoded by the coding sequence ATGAGCGGTGTCGGCGTTCTCGACAAGGCGGTAGTCATCCTGGCGGCGTGCGTCGACGGCGCCAGCCTGGCCGAGCTCGTCGACCGTACGAAGCTGCCCCGGGCCACCGCACATCGCCTGGCCCAGGCGCTGGAGATCCACCGGATGCTGGTGCGTGACACCCAGGGCCGATGGCGCCCCGGCCCCCGGCTGGGTGAGCTGGCCAACGCCGCGCCGGACGTGCTGCTGACCGCGGCCGAACCCCTTCTTTCCGCATTGCGGGACGCGACCGGGGAGAGCGCGCAGCTCTACCTGCGCCGTGCCGACGAGCGCATCTGCGTGGCCGCGGCCGAGCGGGCGAGCGGCCTGCGGGACACCGTGCCGGTCGGCTCGGTGCTGCCCATGGTGGCCGGCTCGGCCGCCCAGATCCTGCTCGCCTGGGAGCCGCCCGAGGCGGTGATGCCGCTGCTGCCCCGCTGCAAGTTCACCGGCCGCACCCTGGCCGAGGTGCGCCGCCGCGGCTGGGCGCAGAGCGTGGCCGAGCGCGAGCCCGGTGTGGCGAGTGTCTCGGCGCCGATCCGAGACCGTACGGGCCGGGTCATCGCCTCGATCTCGATAAGCGGTCCGATCGAGCGTCTGGGCCGTCGTCCCGGCGAGCGGCATGCGATGGCTGTGGTTCGGGCCGGGCAGCGCCTCTCGGGCCTCTGA
- the leuC gene encoding 3-isopropylmalate dehydratase large subunit — protein sequence MVGVTPRTLAEKVWDDHVVRAAEGEPDLLYIDLHLLHEVTSPQAFDGLRLAGRPVRRTDLTLATEDHNTPTGYADPAFNTKRGELFTIADTTSRTQIETLRKNCAEFGVQIRPLGDVNQGIVHVIGPQLGLTQPGMTIVCGDSHTATHGAFGALAFGIGTSEVEHVLATQTLPQAKPKTMAVTVVGELRPGVSAKDLILALITQTGTGGGNGHIVEYRGEAIRKLSMEGRMTICNMSIEWGAKAGMIAPDETTFAYLEGRENAPKGEAWDAAVAYWKTLVTDEDAEFDTEIILDASAISPFITWGTNPGQGAPLDSVVPDPEEFIEETDRNAARRALEYMDLTPGTPFRDVPVDVVFVGSCTNGRIEDLRAAADVIKGHKVHDGVRMMIVPGSYKVREAAEAEGLDKVFTEAGAEWRFAGCSMCLGMNPDTLSPGQRAASTSNRNFEGRQGKGGRTHLVSPQVAAATAVVGKLAAPADLS from the coding sequence ATGGTGGGAGTCACTCCGAGGACCCTGGCCGAAAAGGTCTGGGACGACCATGTCGTGCGCGCTGCCGAGGGTGAGCCTGATCTGCTCTACATCGACCTGCACCTGTTGCACGAGGTGACCAGCCCGCAGGCCTTCGACGGGCTGCGCCTGGCGGGCCGCCCGGTTCGACGCACCGATCTCACGCTCGCGACCGAGGATCACAACACGCCGACCGGTTACGCCGACCCGGCCTTCAACACCAAGCGCGGCGAGCTCTTCACGATCGCCGACACGACCTCGCGGACGCAGATCGAGACGCTGCGCAAGAACTGTGCCGAGTTCGGTGTTCAGATCCGCCCGCTGGGCGACGTCAACCAGGGCATCGTGCACGTGATCGGGCCGCAGCTCGGCCTGACCCAGCCCGGCATGACGATCGTCTGCGGCGACTCGCACACCGCCACCCACGGCGCGTTCGGCGCGCTGGCCTTCGGCATCGGCACCAGTGAGGTCGAGCACGTGCTGGCCACCCAGACGCTGCCGCAGGCCAAGCCGAAGACGATGGCGGTCACCGTGGTCGGCGAGCTGCGCCCCGGTGTCAGCGCCAAGGATCTGATCCTGGCGCTCATCACGCAGACCGGCACCGGCGGCGGCAACGGCCACATCGTGGAGTACCGCGGCGAGGCCATCCGCAAGCTCTCCATGGAGGGCCGGATGACCATCTGCAACATGAGCATCGAGTGGGGCGCCAAGGCGGGCATGATCGCGCCCGACGAGACCACGTTCGCCTACCTCGAGGGCCGCGAGAACGCGCCCAAGGGCGAGGCGTGGGACGCCGCCGTGGCGTACTGGAAGACGCTCGTGACCGACGAGGACGCCGAGTTCGACACCGAGATCATCCTGGACGCGTCGGCGATCAGCCCGTTCATCACCTGGGGCACCAACCCGGGGCAGGGCGCGCCGCTCGACAGCGTGGTGCCGGACCCCGAGGAGTTCATCGAGGAGACCGACCGCAACGCCGCCCGCCGCGCCCTGGAGTACATGGACCTGACGCCCGGCACCCCGTTCCGCGACGTGCCGGTCGACGTGGTCTTCGTGGGCTCCTGCACCAACGGCCGGATCGAGGACCTGCGCGCGGCGGCCGACGTCATCAAGGGCCACAAGGTGCACGACGGCGTCCGCATGATGATCGTGCCCGGGTCCTACAAGGTGCGCGAGGCGGCCGAGGCCGAGGGGCTCGACAAGGTCTTCACCGAGGCGGGCGCCGAGTGGCGGTTCGCGGGCTGTTCGATGTGCCTGGGCATGAACCCGGACACGCTCAGCCCCGGCCAGCGCGCCGCGTCGACCTCCAACCGCAACTTCGAGGGCCGGCAGGGCAAGGGCGGGCGTACGCACCTGGTCTCGCCCCAGGTCGCCGCCGCCACCGCCGTGGTCGGCAAGCTGGCCGCCCCCGCCGACCTGTCCTAG
- the leuD gene encoding 3-isopropylmalate dehydratase small subunit, with protein MDKFVTHSGKVMPLRRSDVDTDQIIPAVYLKRVTRTGFEDGLFSAWRDDPGFVLNNPAHAGATILVAGPNFGTGSSRQHAVWALRDWGFKVVIAARFGDIFRGNALKEGLLPVQLDQKAVEALWDLGESEPEKQITVDLEGRRVVADDASWAFPIDDFSRWRLMEGLDDIGLTLRHADLITDFEKNRPSFKPVTV; from the coding sequence ATGGACAAGTTCGTCACCCACAGCGGCAAAGTGATGCCGCTGCGCCGTTCCGACGTGGACACCGACCAGATCATCCCGGCCGTTTATCTGAAGCGGGTCACCCGCACCGGATTCGAGGACGGCCTGTTCAGCGCCTGGCGCGACGACCCCGGTTTCGTGCTCAACAATCCGGCCCACGCCGGCGCCACGATCCTCGTCGCCGGCCCCAATTTCGGCACCGGGTCGTCCCGGCAGCACGCCGTCTGGGCGCTGCGCGACTGGGGTTTCAAGGTGGTCATCGCCGCGCGATTCGGCGACATCTTCCGCGGTAACGCGCTCAAGGAGGGGCTGCTGCCCGTCCAGCTCGACCAGAAAGCCGTCGAGGCACTCTGGGATCTGGGCGAGAGCGAGCCGGAAAAGCAGATCACCGTGGACCTCGAGGGCCGCCGGGTTGTTGCCGACGATGCCTCCTGGGCGTTCCCGATCGACGATTTCAGTCGTTGGCGTCTCATGGAAGGGCTCGACGACATCGGACTGACCCTCCGCCACGCCGACCTCATCACCGACTTCGAAAAAAATCGTCCTTCCTTCAAGCCGGTGACTGTCTGA
- a CDS encoding HU family DNA-binding protein, translated as MNKAELIEALAARLGDRKSATAALDAVIAEVQGAVTKGDRVAITGFGVFEKRARNARTARNPRTGEPVKVKKTSVPAFKPGTAFREMVAAGKVAKTAAPAKKAAATKATATKATATKAAATKAAPARKTTATKAASTPATKTAAAKKTAATATKAAPAKSTATKATAAKKTAATATKAAPAKSTATKATAAKKTAATKATPAKSTATKATATKATATKATATKATATKAAATKKAAATKAAPAKSTATKTAAAKKTTARKTTTAATAATPARARATSTARKSR; from the coding sequence GTGAACAAGGCCGAGCTCATCGAGGCGCTCGCAGCCCGATTGGGAGACCGCAAGTCCGCCACGGCGGCGCTGGATGCGGTCATCGCCGAGGTGCAGGGTGCTGTGACCAAGGGCGATCGGGTTGCCATCACCGGCTTCGGCGTCTTCGAGAAGCGGGCACGCAATGCGCGTACCGCCCGTAATCCGCGCACCGGCGAGCCTGTGAAAGTAAAGAAAACCTCCGTGCCGGCCTTCAAGCCCGGCACGGCTTTCCGCGAGATGGTCGCGGCCGGAAAGGTTGCGAAGACGGCCGCTCCGGCGAAGAAGGCGGCCGCCACCAAGGCGACGGCCACGAAGGCCACGGCCACCAAGGCCGCTGCCACCAAGGCGGCCCCGGCGCGGAAGACCACCGCCACCAAGGCGGCCTCGACCCCCGCTACCAAGACGGCGGCGGCCAAGAAGACGGCTGCCACGGCGACCAAGGCCGCTCCGGCCAAGAGCACCGCCACGAAGGCGACAGCGGCCAAGAAGACGGCTGCCACGGCGACCAAGGCGGCCCCGGCCAAGAGCACCGCCACGAAGGCGACAGCGGCCAAGAAGACCGCTGCCACCAAGGCGACCCCGGCCAAGTCGACGGCGACGAAGGCGACGGCCACGAAGGCGACGGCCACCAAGGCCACCGCTACCAAGGCGACGGCCACCAAGGCCGCTGCCACCAAGAAGGCGGCTGCCACCAAGGCTGCCCCCGCCAAGAGCACCGCCACCAAGACGGCGGCCGCCAAGAAGACGACCGCCCGCAAGACGACCACGGCGGCCACGGCCGCGACTCCGGCACGGGCTCGCGCCACGAGCACGGCGCGCAAGTCCCGCTAG
- a CDS encoding NUDIX hydrolase, with translation MSDTVTAAGGVLVRDGQVCLVHRPRYDDWALPKGKLDDGEHPLVGAAREVLEETGRRGRARLALPGISYTLPDGRPKTVHYWLMDAAGDGGPVLDTGEVDRIAWLPLAEAAERVSYADERALLGHVAALPPVTDVVVLVRHAHAGDRKEWSGNDALRPVDEVGEEQAARFAGICRPIGPDRLVAATPLRCKQTLEPLAASLGGMPIVIDSAFAEPADAGDAPAKAKLAAHRLLELRSATSLPVICSQGKIIPHLLAELRDEADPEPYKTPKGEAWLLTWSGDRLLEPTRL, from the coding sequence ATGAGCGACACGGTCACCGCCGCCGGCGGGGTTCTGGTCCGCGACGGCCAGGTCTGCCTGGTGCACCGCCCGCGCTACGACGACTGGGCGCTGCCCAAAGGCAAGCTGGACGACGGCGAGCACCCGCTGGTGGGCGCCGCCCGCGAGGTGCTGGAGGAGACCGGCCGGCGGGGCCGCGCACGGCTGGCTCTGCCCGGCATCTCGTACACGTTGCCCGACGGCCGGCCCAAGACGGTGCACTACTGGCTGATGGACGCGGCCGGCGACGGCGGCCCGGTGCTCGACACCGGCGAGGTCGACCGGATCGCGTGGCTGCCGTTGGCCGAGGCCGCCGAGCGGGTCAGCTACGCCGACGAGCGCGCGCTGCTCGGCCACGTGGCGGCGCTGCCACCGGTGACCGACGTGGTGGTGCTGGTGCGGCACGCGCATGCCGGGGACCGCAAGGAGTGGTCCGGCAACGACGCGTTACGGCCGGTCGACGAGGTGGGCGAGGAACAGGCCGCGCGGTTCGCCGGGATCTGCCGGCCGATCGGCCCGGACCGTCTGGTCGCGGCGACCCCGTTGCGCTGCAAGCAGACCTTGGAGCCGCTGGCCGCCTCACTGGGCGGCATGCCGATCGTGATCGACAGCGCGTTCGCCGAGCCGGCGGACGCCGGCGACGCCCCGGCCAAGGCGAAACTGGCCGCGCATCGCCTGCTGGAGCTTCGGTCGGCCACGAGCCTGCCGGTGATCTGCAGCCAGGGCAAGATAATCCCGCACCTGCTGGCCGAGTTGCGCGACGAGGCCGACCCCGAGCCCTACAAGACCCCCAAGGGCGAGGCGTGGCTGCTCACCTGGAGCGGCGACCGCCTGCTGGAGCCGACGCGGCTCTGA
- a CDS encoding RNA degradosome polyphosphate kinase — protein sequence MHTSPRTSEPRRRGPNGRYLPRTTPTDPAPVGETVVAAADPTPTEYVVTPSIDELTAADDRPELPEDRFLNRELSWLDFNARVLTLAEDPETPLLERAKFLAIFASNLDEFYMVRVAGLKRRLNAGLPMRGGDRSSLRNQLEMISQRTADLVTRHSACFSEEVRPKLQAEGIEIVKWADLDAPERERQRTYFREQVFPVLTPLAVDPAHPFPYISNRSLNLAVVLRDPEDSASELFARIKVPNNVPRFVTVQNDSRAVRFLPVEELIATHLDQLFPGMQLEEWHSFRVTRNAELEVDEDRDEDLLQALERELAQRRFGPPVRLEVAASISDHVLDLLVRELDMVSSDVQRVPGLLDMSALWQVFGECDRDDLKDRPFVPATHPQLVDGEVPRSVFNRLRESDIMVHHPYHSFSTSVQRFIEQAAADPDVLAIKQTLYRTSGDSPIVDALVDAAAAGKQVVVLVEVKARFDEVANIAWARTLERAGCHVVYGLVGLKTHCKTALVVRQEGNQIRRYCHIGTGNYHPKTARLYEDFGMLTADPEIGADVTDLFNVLTGYSRQRSYRRLLVAPHGVRSGLIERIEEQARIARDGGEALVQIKVNSLVDEETIDALYRASMDGVKVDLIIRGMCALRPGVPGLSENIRVRSIVGRFLEHSRVFRFGAGDDAEYWIGSADMMHRNLDRRVEALVRVTLPTAREELRYVLDLSMSDTTEGFDLAGDGTWHRHPANLAEPHLHLQEALLRRVIGKAS from the coding sequence ATGCACACCTCGCCCCGGACCTCCGAACCCCGCCGGCGTGGCCCGAACGGCCGCTATCTGCCCCGCACGACCCCGACCGATCCGGCACCCGTGGGCGAGACCGTGGTAGCCGCAGCAGATCCGACACCGACGGAGTATGTGGTGACCCCCAGCATCGACGAACTGACCGCGGCCGACGACCGGCCCGAACTGCCGGAGGACAGGTTCCTCAACCGCGAGCTCTCCTGGCTCGACTTCAACGCGCGAGTGCTGACCCTGGCCGAGGACCCGGAGACCCCGCTGCTGGAACGGGCGAAGTTCCTGGCGATCTTCGCGAGCAACCTCGACGAGTTCTACATGGTGCGGGTGGCCGGCCTGAAGCGGCGGCTCAACGCGGGCCTGCCGATGCGCGGCGGCGACCGGTCCTCGCTGCGCAACCAGCTCGAGATGATCTCGCAGCGCACTGCCGACCTGGTGACCCGGCACTCCGCCTGCTTCTCCGAGGAGGTCCGGCCCAAGCTGCAGGCCGAGGGCATCGAGATCGTGAAGTGGGCCGATCTCGACGCCCCCGAGCGCGAGCGGCAGCGCACGTACTTCCGCGAGCAGGTCTTCCCCGTGCTGACCCCGCTCGCCGTCGACCCGGCGCACCCGTTCCCGTACATCTCGAACCGGTCGTTGAACCTCGCCGTCGTGCTGCGTGACCCGGAGGACTCCGCGAGCGAGCTGTTCGCGCGCATCAAGGTCCCCAACAACGTGCCGCGGTTCGTGACCGTGCAGAACGACAGCCGGGCGGTGCGTTTCCTGCCCGTCGAGGAGCTCATCGCCACCCACCTCGACCAGCTCTTCCCCGGCATGCAGCTGGAGGAGTGGCATTCGTTCCGGGTCACCCGCAACGCCGAGCTCGAGGTCGACGAGGACCGCGACGAGGACCTGCTGCAGGCCCTCGAGCGCGAGCTGGCCCAGCGCCGCTTCGGCCCGCCGGTGCGCCTCGAGGTGGCCGCCTCGATCAGCGATCACGTGCTCGACCTGCTCGTGCGCGAGCTCGACATGGTCAGCTCGGACGTGCAGCGGGTGCCCGGCCTGCTCGACATGTCGGCCCTGTGGCAGGTCTTCGGCGAGTGCGACCGGGACGACCTCAAGGACCGCCCGTTCGTGCCGGCGACCCACCCGCAGCTGGTGGACGGCGAGGTGCCGCGCAGCGTCTTCAACCGGCTGCGCGAGAGCGACATCATGGTGCACCACCCGTATCACTCGTTCTCGACGAGCGTGCAGCGGTTCATCGAGCAGGCCGCGGCCGACCCGGACGTGCTGGCCATCAAGCAGACGCTCTACCGCACCTCGGGCGACTCGCCGATCGTCGACGCGCTGGTCGACGCGGCCGCCGCCGGCAAGCAGGTGGTGGTGCTGGTGGAGGTGAAGGCGCGCTTCGACGAGGTTGCCAACATCGCCTGGGCGCGCACGTTGGAACGAGCCGGCTGCCACGTCGTCTACGGCCTGGTCGGCCTCAAGACGCACTGCAAGACGGCGCTGGTCGTGCGGCAGGAGGGCAACCAGATCCGCCGCTACTGCCACATCGGCACCGGCAACTACCACCCCAAGACCGCGCGGCTGTACGAGGATTTCGGCATGCTCACCGCCGACCCCGAGATCGGCGCCGACGTCACTGACCTCTTCAACGTGCTTACCGGCTACAGCCGGCAGAGGTCGTACCGGCGGCTGCTCGTGGCGCCGCACGGCGTGCGTTCCGGCCTCATCGAGCGCATCGAGGAGCAGGCCCGCATCGCCCGGGACGGCGGCGAGGCGCTGGTGCAGATCAAGGTGAACTCGCTGGTCGACGAGGAGACCATCGACGCGCTCTACCGCGCGTCGATGGACGGCGTGAAGGTCGACCTGATCATCCGGGGCATGTGCGCGCTGCGGCCCGGCGTGCCCGGCCTGTCGGAGAACATCCGGGTCCGCTCGATCGTCGGCCGCTTCCTGGAGCACTCGCGGGTGTTCCGGTTCGGCGCGGGCGACGACGCCGAGTACTGGATCGGCTCGGCCGACATGATGCACCGCAACCTCGACCGTCGCGTCGAGGCCCTCGTACGGGTCACCCTGCCGACCGCCCGCGAGGAGCTGCGCTACGTGCTCGACCTGTCGATGAGCGACACCACCGAGGGCTTCGACCTGGCCGGCGACGGCACCTGGCACAGGCACCCGGCCAACCTGGCCGAGCCGCACCTGCACCTGCAGGAGGCCCTGCTGCGCCGGGTGATCGGCAAGGCGTCCTGA
- a CDS encoding cold-shock protein, with product MQGTIATFDPASRSGTLLLDDGREITFGAAAFDASGLRKLRLGQRVDIEADHDGSVRQVRIPGVA from the coding sequence ATGCAAGGCACAATTGCGACCTTCGACCCGGCCTCCCGCAGTGGCACGCTGCTGCTCGACGACGGCCGTGAAATAACCTTCGGCGCGGCCGCGTTCGACGCCTCCGGGCTGCGCAAACTCCGCCTCGGCCAGCGCGTCGACATCGAGGCCGATCATGACGGAAGCGTCCGCCAGGTGAGAATCCCCGGAGTGGCTTGA
- the cofC gene encoding 2-phospho-L-lactate guanylyltransferase, protein MVRDWTAVMPVKRLGAAKSRLRGAVPPARHGDLALAMVLDTVSAVLAAPAVGELLVVTDDPVAAAAVSALGARVAPDRPDAGLNEAMRHGADEVAGLGRPRAVLAGDLPALRPEQLDAALTAARSGRAYVADAAGTGTVLLAVGPGRPLDPRFGPGSAAAHAASGAVPLTGGWPGLRQDVDTPADLATVLGLGAGRHTCELLRELGIEAACVPAA, encoded by the coding sequence ATGGTGCGCGACTGGACGGCGGTGATGCCGGTGAAGCGGCTGGGCGCCGCGAAGAGCCGGCTGCGGGGCGCGGTTCCGCCCGCCCGGCACGGTGATCTGGCGCTGGCGATGGTGCTCGACACGGTGTCCGCGGTATTGGCCGCCCCGGCGGTGGGCGAGCTGCTCGTGGTGACCGACGACCCGGTGGCAGCGGCCGCGGTGAGCGCCCTGGGCGCCCGGGTGGCGCCCGACCGGCCGGACGCTGGGCTCAACGAGGCGATGCGGCACGGCGCCGACGAGGTGGCCGGGCTGGGCCGGCCCCGCGCGGTGCTGGCCGGCGACCTGCCCGCGCTGCGCCCCGAACAGCTCGACGCGGCGCTGACCGCGGCCCGCTCCGGCCGGGCCTACGTCGCCGACGCCGCCGGCACCGGCACGGTGCTGCTGGCCGTGGGACCGGGCCGGCCGCTCGACCCACGGTTCGGCCCCGGCTCGGCGGCCGCCCACGCCGCCTCCGGGGCTGTGCCGCTCACCGGCGGCTGGCCCGGTCTGCGACAGGACGTCGACACCCCGGCCGACCTGGCCACGGTGCTCGGCCTGGGCGCCGGGCGGCACACCTGCGAGCTGCTGCGCGAGCTCGGAATCGAGGCGGCCTGCGTACCGGCCGCGTGA
- a CDS encoding lysophospholipid acyltransferase family protein, protein MAHRRLGFWRRFAALLVIPVLKVWTRRTWLNLDKIPRSGGVIIAPNHVSHFDPVVVGYYLFTAGRWPRFLGKASLWKVPLLGGFLRKVQQIPVERGSVEAVKSLDVLVQALRQGGVVVIYPEGTTTRDPDLWPMRGKTGAARLALLTGAPVVPVATWGPEQIFDPRTSKLRFRPRTPVTVTSGEPVDLSRWQGTTPTKAVLEEMTDAIMHDISGLLGELRGQMPPATLYDHPRKQITNAEDA, encoded by the coding sequence GTGGCACACCGCAGGCTCGGGTTCTGGCGGCGTTTCGCGGCGCTTCTGGTGATCCCGGTGCTGAAGGTCTGGACCAGACGGACCTGGCTCAACTTGGACAAGATCCCGCGCTCGGGCGGCGTGATCATCGCGCCCAACCACGTCTCGCACTTCGACCCGGTCGTCGTGGGTTACTACCTCTTCACCGCCGGCCGCTGGCCGCGTTTCCTGGGCAAGGCCAGCCTGTGGAAGGTGCCGCTGCTCGGTGGCTTCCTCCGTAAGGTCCAGCAGATCCCCGTGGAACGCGGCAGCGTGGAGGCCGTGAAATCGCTCGACGTGCTGGTCCAGGCGCTCCGGCAGGGCGGCGTCGTGGTGATCTATCCCGAGGGCACGACCACCCGCGACCCCGATCTGTGGCCGATGCGCGGCAAGACCGGAGCCGCACGCCTGGCCCTGCTCACCGGCGCCCCGGTGGTGCCCGTCGCCACCTGGGGGCCGGAGCAGATCTTCGACCCGCGCACCAGCAAGCTGCGTTTCCGGCCGCGAACCCCGGTGACCGTCACCTCGGGCGAGCCGGTCGACCTGAGCCGGTGGCAGGGCACGACCCCGACCAAAGCCGTGCTCGAGGAGATGACCGACGCGATCATGCACGACATCAGCGGACTGCTCGGCGAGCTGCGCGGCCAGATGCCGCCGGCCACCCTTTACGACCACCCCCGTAAGCAGATCACGAACGCCGAGGACGCCTGA
- a CDS encoding NAD(P)H-dependent glycerol-3-phosphate dehydrogenase, with translation MARAAVIGAGAWGTAFAKMLAEAGADVTIWARRESVATSIREHRLNEGALPGLKLPERITATNDVAEAVSGAELVAIAVPSQTLRGNLAEWAGAFEPGSTLISLMKGIELGTTKRMSQVIVETAHVDPSRVVVVSGPNLAPEIAAEQPAATVVAGADHDRCRAVQHALALPYMRPYTSEDVIGCELGGAVKNVIALAYGMAAAMGLGDNTKASLITRGLAETARLGVALGADPLTFAGLAGLGDLVATCSSPLSRNRTFGEQLGLGKTLEQAQVAARQTAEGVKSCLAIRDLSRAHGVEMPITEQVERVCHEGVDPRVAVKLLMGREMKPE, from the coding sequence ATGGCCCGCGCGGCGGTGATCGGCGCCGGCGCCTGGGGCACGGCCTTCGCCAAGATGCTGGCCGAGGCGGGCGCCGACGTCACGATCTGGGCCCGGCGCGAGTCGGTGGCCACCTCGATCCGTGAGCATCGTCTCAACGAGGGCGCGCTGCCCGGGCTCAAGCTGCCCGAGCGGATCACCGCCACCAACGACGTGGCCGAGGCGGTGTCCGGCGCCGAGCTGGTGGCGATCGCGGTGCCGTCGCAGACGCTGCGCGGCAACCTCGCCGAGTGGGCCGGCGCCTTCGAGCCCGGCTCCACGCTGATCTCGCTGATGAAGGGCATCGAGCTCGGCACGACCAAGCGGATGAGCCAGGTCATCGTCGAGACGGCGCACGTCGACCCGAGCCGGGTGGTGGTCGTCTCGGGGCCCAACCTGGCGCCCGAGATCGCCGCCGAGCAGCCGGCCGCGACCGTTGTGGCCGGGGCCGACCACGACCGCTGCCGGGCCGTGCAGCACGCGCTGGCCCTGCCGTACATGCGGCCGTACACGAGTGAGGACGTGATCGGCTGCGAGCTGGGCGGCGCCGTCAAGAACGTGATCGCCCTGGCGTACGGCATGGCCGCCGCGATGGGCCTGGGCGACAACACCAAGGCGTCCCTGATCACCCGGGGGCTGGCCGAGACCGCCCGGCTGGGGGTGGCCCTGGGCGCCGACCCGCTGACGTTCGCCGGGCTGGCCGGGCTGGGCGACCTGGTCGCCACGTGTTCGTCGCCACTGTCACGCAACCGCACGTTCGGCGAGCAGCTGGGCCTCGGTAAGACTCTCGAGCAGGCGCAGGTAGCGGCCCGGCAGACCGCCGAGGGCGTGAAGAGCTGCCTGGCGATCCGCGACCTGTCGCGCGCCCACGGGGTGGAGATGCCGATCACCGAACAGGTGGAGCGGGTCTGCCACGAGGGCGTCGACCCGCGGGTCGCGGTCAAACTGCTGATGGGCCGGGAGATGAAGCCAGAGTGA
- a CDS encoding cystathionine gamma-lyase, with protein MTYSDGTRVVHAGLPEAEVGDPFLPGPVFAAPYHLDPVAGQVGDNGYGRPDNPTRRRLESAIGELEGGPALTFASGQAAITALLLSVLRTGDTVALPSDGYYTVRSFAESTLRDLGVQSILVPTAGPYPDFSGVRLVLLETPANPGLDVCDIREVSARAHAAGALVAVDNTTATPLGQNPLALGADLVVASGTKALTGHSDVLLGYVSTNDPELLAKIETWRKHTGAVPGAFDAWLAHRSIATLDLRLARQSQNAAAVAALLSGRDDVTGVRWPGLSSDPSYPVASAQMRRIPGVVSFDLGDAQRVARFLAAAELVFAATSFGGVHTTADRRAQWGDDTGPGFVRLSCGIEDTVDLLADLRAALDQA; from the coding sequence GTGACTTACTCGGACGGGACCAGGGTCGTGCACGCCGGACTGCCCGAGGCCGAGGTGGGCGATCCGTTCCTGCCCGGTCCGGTCTTCGCGGCGCCCTACCATCTCGACCCGGTCGCCGGGCAGGTCGGCGACAACGGCTACGGCCGGCCCGACAACCCGACCCGGCGGCGGCTGGAGTCGGCGATCGGCGAGCTCGAGGGCGGCCCGGCCCTGACCTTCGCGAGCGGACAGGCCGCCATCACCGCTCTGCTGCTCTCTGTGCTGCGTACGGGCGACACGGTGGCCCTGCCCTCCGACGGGTACTACACGGTCCGCAGCTTCGCCGAGAGCACCCTTCGCGACCTCGGTGTGCAGTCGATCCTGGTGCCGACCGCCGGGCCCTACCCCGACTTCTCGGGGGTGCGCCTGGTCCTGCTCGAGACGCCGGCCAACCCGGGGCTCGACGTGTGCGACATCCGCGAGGTGTCGGCGCGGGCCCACGCGGCCGGCGCGCTGGTCGCCGTCGACAACACCACCGCCACCCCGCTCGGGCAGAACCCGCTCGCGCTCGGCGCCGACCTCGTGGTCGCCTCCGGCACGAAGGCGCTGACCGGCCACTCCGACGTGCTGCTGGGCTACGTGTCGACCAACGACCCCGAGCTGCTGGCCAAGATCGAGACGTGGCGCAAGCACACCGGCGCGGTCCCCGGCGCCTTCGACGCGTGGCTGGCCCACCGCTCGATCGCGACGCTCGACCTGCGCCTGGCCCGGCAGAGCCAGAACGCCGCCGCCGTGGCCGCGCTGCTGAGCGGGCGTGACGACGTCACCGGCGTACGGTGGCCGGGGTTGAGCTCCGATCCGTCGTACCCGGTGGCCTCGGCCCAGATGCGGCGCATCCCCGGCGTGGTCTCGTTCGACCTCGGCGACGCCCAGCGGGTGGCCCGGTTCCTCGCGGCGGCCGAGCTGGTCTTCGCGGCGACGTCGTTCGGCGGGGTGCACACGACGGCCGACCGCCGGGCCCAGTGGGGCGACGACACCGGCCCCGGTTTCGTACGCCTTTCGTGCGGCATCGAGGACACGGTGGATCTGCTGGCCGACCTGAGGGCCGCGCTCGATCAGGCCTGA